A genome region from Methanococcoides burtonii DSM 6242 includes the following:
- a CDS encoding radical SAM protein: MKPEIKAELLAIGSLDIEQSLLGKITVPTAGPGAGKTAFFFRSGNQRVRLALNKESPLKATEEGNDIVILKDGKELARGQIEDELIHCPDQAYINMTEKCIYDCKFCPVPKLNGKVKTIEEITELIGKANASGKMKAISITSGVDESTEKELDRALEVIDAVKHYNVPIGVAIYATPDSNKRLKAAGVDEIKYNVETMDRPIYREVCGDQDLEPILDALREAVEMFGKNKVCANFIIGLGETDESVERGIRELTAIGVVPILRPASKHPLREGEVFIERPSKERLLKLTKLLREVLDEYGLRADTFKTMCLPCTGCDLNPHSDFVEE, from the coding sequence ATGAAACCTGAAATAAAAGCTGAACTCCTTGCTATTGGAAGCCTTGACATAGAACAATCCCTTCTGGGTAAGATAACAGTACCGACTGCCGGTCCCGGAGCAGGGAAGACCGCTTTTTTCTTCCGTTCAGGCAACCAGAGGGTCAGGCTGGCTTTGAACAAGGAGTCTCCACTCAAAGCGACTGAAGAAGGAAATGATATAGTCATATTGAAAGATGGAAAGGAGCTTGCAAGAGGCCAGATAGAAGATGAGCTTATTCACTGCCCTGACCAGGCATATATCAATATGACAGAGAAGTGCATCTACGATTGTAAGTTCTGTCCGGTCCCTAAGCTTAACGGCAAAGTGAAGACAATAGAAGAGATTACAGAGCTTATCGGGAAAGCAAATGCCAGCGGTAAAATGAAAGCTATTTCGATAACATCCGGCGTGGATGAATCCACGGAAAAGGAACTTGACAGAGCACTGGAAGTCATTGATGCCGTGAAGCATTACAATGTGCCCATAGGTGTTGCCATTTATGCGACCCCGGATTCTAACAAAAGATTGAAAGCTGCCGGCGTGGACGAAATAAAATATAATGTCGAAACAATGGACAGACCGATCTACAGGGAGGTCTGCGGAGACCAGGACCTTGAACCGATACTGGATGCACTAAGAGAAGCTGTTGAAATGTTCGGCAAGAACAAGGTCTGTGCGAATTTCATAATTGGTCTTGGGGAAACCGATGAAAGTGTCGAAAGAGGAATACGTGAACTGACCGCAATTGGAGTTGTGCCCATATTGAGACCTGCGAGCAAACATCCATTGCGTGAGGGAGAAGTGTTCATAGAAAGACCTTCAAAGGAAAGGTTGCTCAAGCTTACAAAGCTGCTTCGTGAGGTACTGGACGAATACGGACTCCGTGCTGACACTTTCAAAACAATGTGCCTGCCATGTACAGGCTGTGACCTGAATCCACACAGTGATTTCGTAGAAGAATAA